In Pelodictyon luteolum DSM 273, the genomic stretch CCTCGCCGAGCCAGGCTGAAGAAGCCGGCATTGAACTGGCCAAGGAGCTCCTGAAGCAGGGCGCCGAAAAGATCCTTTCGGAAATCCGCAAGAGCTGCTGATGCCAAACGTCCTGGTAACCCGCCCGGAACATCAGGCAGCAGCATTCGTCAGAGAACTTGCAAGCCACGGTCTGGATTCGGTTGTCTTCCCGACAATCGAAATCAGGCCTGTCGGCGGCTGGACTGTACCCGACCTCTCGCCCTTCAGCGGCATCTTCTTCACGAGCCCCAACAGCGTCGGAGAGTTTATGCGGCGCATGATGGAGGAACGCCCTTGCGAGCTTGAAAACCTCAGGAAGGCAACAGTCTGGGCTGTTGGAAAGACTACGGAAAAAGACCTCGCCGCCTACGGGGTAACGACAGAACCTGTCCCGAAGATTGCTGATGCCGTGAACCTCATGGCAGACATCCAGAGTGAAGACATTGAAGGCAGGACATTCCTCTTTCTTCGCGGGAACCTCTCGCTCGGCGTCATTCCAGACGTCATACAGAAGCGGGGAGGAACCTGCATTGAACTTACCGTGTACGAGAACCATCCGCCGTCTCTGGAAGACTCGGCGAAGATACGCATGATGCTTGAGGGCGGCCAGCTCGACTGCCTCTCCTTCACCAGCCCATCAACTGCCGTCAATTTCTTTGAAGCAATGGGCTCGACGGCACTGCCCGAAGGCAGCCTCGTTGCAGCCATCGGCACCACAACGGCCGGAGCGCTCAAAAAGCTCGGCGTGAGGGTGGACGTCATTCCTGAATACTTCGACGGGCCGAACTTCGCAAAAGCTATCGCAGAAGCACTGAAGCAGCGCTGATGCCCCGATAGAGTAGCCGCGAAAAGGCAGTTACCCCCTTACTATACCCCTTTCAGCAAACCTACCACCGGAACTCCAAACATACGCACCTGCAACAACAGATGCGCATTGAGGGCATAACGCTCAATGCGTGTATCCGGAATCTGTCGGCTGTACTATCGGCTAGTCGACATCAGGAAGGTCATCGGCAGCATAGACCCGAATCATGTCCTCCTCAGGAGGGGGAACAGGATCCGGATGCACAAGGCGCAAAGAGAGCGGAGCAGCGGCAGCGGGTTCGGCAAAAAGCGCCAGCTGGCCGCGGTCTTCTTCACGGACCTGCATGGGTTCATCCCCATCGTCGACAGAAGTGCTCTCAGGGAGGACAGCGGAAGGCTCTCTCTGGGCATCTCCGGTGTCAATGGAAGGAGGATTGCTGATGCTGTGCGGGGCCTGGCCTTTCCGCCCCTGCGACCGGCGCTTTGTACCTGCTGCGGCAAGAGAGCTGACCTCCTGCTCAATGGATTCACGCAGCGACTCTTCAAGCTCGATCTTCATTGCGTGGAGCAGCTGCATGGAATCAACACGCTGCTGCGCCATCTCGCGGCGAAGTTCACGGCCGATTTCTTCGACCGCCTTCCGCTCACGGCCCGGCCAGCCGGTGAAAAGCATCACGAAGATGGCAAGGAGAAGGCCAAGAGCCAGGAGAAGCAGAATGAGAATCATGGCGGAAGCGGGTTCAAAGCGTTTCGCTTATGGCTCGGAGAAGTGAAGAACCGATGGGTCCGTTCGCACTCACAAGCCCCTCTCCCGAAATGGTGGCCATGCCCCGGTAATCGAAAGAGCGGCCTCCGGCCTCCTCTACAATGGGAATGACGGCGGCGCAGTCCCATGGGCTCATGATCTTGTCGACGGCCACTTCAGCCCGGCCTGAAGCCACCAGCATGTGGCCGTAGCAGTCGCCCCACCCGCGGACAAGTCCCGCCTCAAGGCGCAGCATGTCGACCGGATGGGCCGAAGGGGGATCAAGCAGATACTCTTTCTCAGTGAACACTATCGTGGCGGACGACGTATCGGCAATCGAGGAGACCGAGACCGGATCATCGTTCATGAACGCACCGCCACCCCGTTCTGCGTGGTAGAGCTCCCGGAGCGCAGGGAAATTGATGACCCCGAGCTGCATTTTTC encodes the following:
- a CDS encoding uroporphyrinogen-III synthase encodes the protein MPNVLVTRPEHQAAAFVRELASHGLDSVVFPTIEIRPVGGWTVPDLSPFSGIFFTSPNSVGEFMRRMMEERPCELENLRKATVWAVGKTTEKDLAAYGVTTEPVPKIADAVNLMADIQSEDIEGRTFLFLRGNLSLGVIPDVIQKRGGTCIELTVYENHPPSLEDSAKIRMMLEGGQLDCLSFTSPSTAVNFFEAMGSTALPEGSLVAAIGTTTAGALKKLGVRVDVIPEYFDGPNFAKAIAEALKQR
- the hisN gene encoding histidinol-phosphatase; its protein translation is MHSDLHLAMHLAREAGDLTLEYFSRKSLKVDTKRDSSPVTEADRRAEELIRRGIAAQHPHDGLFGEEFDEQPSGTGRRWIIDPIDGTRAFIHGVPLYGVMIGLEVDGKMQLGVINFPALRELYHAERGGGAFMNDDPVSVSSIADTSSATIVFTEKEYLLDPPSAHPVDMLRLEAGLVRGWGDCYGHMLVASGRAEVAVDKIMSPWDCAAVIPIVEEAGGRSFDYRGMATISGEGLVSANGPIGSSLLRAISETL